The Thermocrinis ruber genome has a window encoding:
- a CDS encoding menaquinone biosynthesis decarboxylase — protein MPYKDLREFLRRIEKEGELARIREEVSPILEITEITDRVCKMPKGGKALLFERVKGYSIPVLTNMLGSEKRVKLALGYENLEDIGWKLYKLLRPEIPHTFLDKLKKLPELKKLNDALPKVVKDGPIREVVRREKIDVLEFPILQCWPEDGGRYITFGQVITKDPESGIRNVGLYRVQVLSPTELALHWQIHKDGNHHYWKAKRLKKKLEVAIAIGGDPVLSYVASAPLPPEVDEYLFAGLIREEGVELIKGITVDLEYPAHAEIVIEGYVDPEEPLVDEGPFGDHTGFYTPVDKYPKMHITAILHRRDPIYVATIVGKPPQEDKYIGWATERIFLPLIKFNLPEVVDYHLPAEGCFHNFCFVSIKKRYPGHAFKVAYALLGLGLMSLTKHVVVFDEDINVHDFGEVLWAWGNNVDPSRDVQILKGPIDVLDHSTNEVGFGGKMIIDATTKWKEEGYTRQWPKVIEMSEEVKKRIDAIWDKLNL, from the coding sequence ATGCCCTACAAGGACCTAAGGGAATTTTTAAGAAGGATTGAGAAGGAAGGAGAGCTGGCAAGGATCAGGGAGGAAGTTTCTCCCATCCTTGAGATCACCGAGATCACAGACCGAGTTTGTAAGATGCCCAAGGGCGGAAAGGCTCTTCTCTTTGAAAGGGTAAAGGGCTACTCCATCCCAGTTTTAACCAACATGCTGGGCTCCGAAAAAAGAGTAAAGTTAGCCCTTGGTTATGAGAACCTTGAGGACATAGGCTGGAAGCTATACAAGCTTTTGAGACCGGAGATTCCACATACCTTTTTGGATAAGCTAAAGAAACTGCCCGAGCTAAAAAAGCTAAACGATGCCCTCCCAAAGGTGGTAAAGGATGGTCCCATCCGGGAGGTGGTAAGGAGGGAAAAGATAGATGTCCTTGAGTTTCCCATCTTGCAATGCTGGCCTGAAGACGGCGGAAGGTACATAACCTTTGGGCAGGTGATTACCAAGGACCCAGAGAGTGGAATAAGAAACGTGGGACTTTATAGGGTTCAGGTGCTCTCTCCCACCGAGCTTGCCCTACATTGGCAGATCCACAAGGACGGAAACCATCATTACTGGAAGGCAAAGAGGCTAAAAAAGAAGCTGGAGGTGGCCATAGCCATCGGTGGAGACCCGGTGCTCTCTTATGTGGCTTCCGCACCACTTCCACCGGAGGTGGATGAATACCTATTTGCGGGTTTAATAAGGGAAGAGGGCGTGGAGCTCATAAAGGGCATAACGGTGGATTTGGAGTATCCAGCCCACGCGGAGATCGTTATAGAAGGCTACGTGGACCCAGAGGAGCCATTGGTGGATGAGGGACCTTTTGGAGACCACACGGGCTTTTACACCCCGGTGGATAAATACCCCAAGATGCACATCACCGCCATACTCCACCGGAGGGACCCTATATACGTGGCTACCATAGTGGGAAAGCCACCCCAAGAGGACAAATACATCGGCTGGGCAACAGAGAGGATATTTTTGCCCCTTATCAAGTTCAACCTGCCCGAGGTGGTGGATTATCACCTGCCAGCGGAAGGATGTTTTCATAACTTCTGCTTTGTGTCTATAAAGAAAAGATATCCGGGGCATGCCTTTAAGGTAGCCTACGCCTTGCTCGGGCTTGGTCTCATGTCCCTAACAAAGCATGTGGTGGTCTTTGATGAGGATATAAACGTCCATGACTTTGGAGAGGTTCTGTGGGCTTGGGGCAACAACGTGGACCCATCAAGGGATGTGCAAATTCTGAAGGGTCCTATAGATGTTTTGGACCACAGCACCAACGAAGTGGGCTTTGGTGGAAAGATGATAATAGACGCAACAACTAAGTGGAAGGAGGAGGGCTACACAAGGCAGTGGCCCAAGGTTATTGAGATGTCGGAGGAAGTGAAAAAACGCATAGATGCTATTTGGGATAAACTGAACCTTTGA